A part of Neoarius graeffei isolate fNeoGra1 chromosome 8, fNeoGra1.pri, whole genome shotgun sequence genomic DNA contains:
- the ugl gene encoding malate synthase-like, with protein MLVPYNVEVEPPPRGLQMEFETLFSTEALQFLSDLCSRFQPEVDKVLKMRILRKVELDLTEELPCFRENTAHIRNDPSWRVSPVPVRLQCRHVDIGDLSPCDTQRLTQALKSTAQGIQVDFDDGNCPTYYNQIKGIYNVYKVVHNQFHDAPPLSQAPVLMLRPRAWNMVEHNMLVNGQEVPGPLFDFGLLMFHNAKMLLENQSGPFFYLSKVESYLEARLWNQIFLWTEDRLGLPVGSIKATVLIECVLATFEMEEILYELKEHSAGLNCGIWDYSASFVNKFGHRAEFLLPDRSKYVNMEKRFLRSYMELLVQTCHRRGALATGGMAALLLPKHRDDALYKTVLNTVSRLKLLEIEAGVDGFMVYDMNLIEPMQKLFQLHCTAQNQLQKLRDDVSVTPEDLLTMPAGGVTLTGLKHNIAVGVLFIDAWLSGRGHFFFKGQVEDSATAEISRSQVWQWIRHRVKLEDDGRTVVTRGFVRSLTHGMTADLRTATCCQTQRDDERLITAVSMFLELVQKSDFPEFLTTYLYLDHTFLSAQCEHEDRGTDRSHRARL; from the exons ATGCTG GTACCATACAACGTAGAAGTGGAGCCTCCACCTCGAGGGCTGCAGATGGAGTTTGAGACCCTCTTCAGCACTGAAGCTCTGCAGTTTCTCTCAGATCTGTGCTCCAGGTtccaaccagaggtggacaag GTCCTGAAGATGAGAATCCTACGGAAGGTTGAGTTGGATCTCACCGAAGAGCTGCCGTGTTTCAGGGAGAACACGGCACACATCCGGAATGATCCGTCCTGGAGAGTGAGTCCCGTCCCTGTCCGACTGCAATGCAGACATGTGGACATCGGTGACCTTTCACCCTGTGACACGCAGAGACTCACGCAGGCCCTCAAATCAACAGCGCAAGGAATACAA GTAGATTTTGACGATGGGAACTGTCCGACATACTACAATCAGATAAAAGGCATCTATAATGTTTATAAGGTCGTGCACAATCAGTTTCATG ATGCCCCGCCCTTATCCCAGGCCCCGGTTCTTATGCTCCGCCCTCGTGCTTGGAACATGGTGGAACACAACATGTTG GTAAATGGTCAGGAGGTTCCTGGTCCTCTCTTTGATTTTGGTTTGCTGATGTTCCATAATGCAAAGATGCTGCTTGAGAACCAGAGCGGGCCATTTTTCTACCTGTCCAAG GTTGAGAGTTACCTGGAGGCCAGGTTGTGGAATCAGATTTTTCTCTGGACGGAGGACAGG ctgGGCTTGCCAGTGGGCAGTATCAAGGCGACGGTGCTGATAGAGTGTGTACTGGCTACGTTTGAGATGGAAGAGATCCTGTACGAGCTCAAAGAGCACTCCGCCGGTCTCAACTGTGGCATCTGGGATTACTCTGCGTCCTTCGTGAACAAATTTG GACATCGTGCTGAGTTCCTGCTCCCTGACCGCAGCAAGTACGTGAACATGGAGAAACGTTTCCTGCGCAGCTACATGGAGCTGCTGGTGCAGACGTGCCATCGTAGGGGCGCGCTGGCCACCGGGGGCATGGCAGCACTGCTGTTACCCAAACACCGAGACGACGCACTGTACAAGACTGTCCTGAACACCGTCAGCAG GTTGAAGCTCTTGGAAATCGAAGCAGGAGTTGACGGCTTCATGGTATATGACATGAACCTGATCGAACCGATGCAAAAA TTGTTCCAGCTCCATTGTACAGCACAGAACCAGCTCCAGAAGCTACGCGATGACGTCAGCGTGACCCCAGAGGACCTGCTCACCATGCCAGCC GGTGGAGTAACGCTGACTGGACTGAAGCACAACATTGCAGTCGGTGTGTTGTTCATCGATGCGTGGCTCTCAG GCAGAGGACATTTCTTCTTTAAGGGACAGGTGGAAGATTCAGCGACTGCAGAAATCTCTCGGTCTCAG GTGTGGCAGTGGATCAGACACAGGGTGAAACTGGAGGATGATGGGAGGACCGTGGTGACTCGTGGGTTTGTCAGGAGCTTAACACACGGCATGACGGCTGATCTGAGGACAGCAACGTGCTGCCAGACACAAAG AGATGACGAGAGATTAATCACAGCAGTGTCCATGTTTCTGGAACTGGTCCAAAAGAGTGATTTCCCAGAATTCCTCACAACCTACCTGTACCTGGACCACACCTTCCTGAGTGCTCAGTGTGAGCATGAAGACAGAGGGACGGACAGATCTCACCGAGCCAGGCTTTAA